A genomic region of Botrytis cinerea B05.10 chromosome 9, complete sequence contains the following coding sequences:
- the Bcfmp10 gene encoding Bcfmp10: protein MASRLPTYAFRSYRSILQQPPHISQTYRHSFRSQSLLKWSTRAYSTPPPPQPINHNNNATSEPSSQSKPQHRDLRSQFSSGPVAPIPSPSSPKRKRSLRPTIYASLFLLIGLTTGQYVSLVLSPPALPEPSSPSDELMTSWLHTQASKIPLVQSLTEDPVWQSWDAYSTFTPEERPHRLTTGPLGGSRSIGGYQRVFHNSTTGEFISIVYLGGALGGWPGVVHGGLIATIMDESLGRCAIRQLAAGTGVTAQLSLQYLKPSVTNAFYVVRCNPVIGEEGGGERKRWVEGRLETLEGRVCVEAKGLFVAPKNYKTRVITSGF from the coding sequence ATGGCTTCTAGACTGCCAACTTATGCATTCCGTTCATACAGAAGcattcttcaacaaccaCCGCACATTTCGCAGACATATCGACATTCGTTCCGATCACAATCTCTCTTAAAATGGTCAACACGAGCATATTCAACTCCCCCACCACCACAGCCCATAAATCATAACAATAATGCTACTTCCGAGCCTTCATCTCAATCGAAACCCCAACACCGGGATCTGCGATCTCAATTCTCTTCTGGACCCGTCGCACCAATACCCTCGCCTTCATCTCCCAAACGAAAACGATCCCTCCGTCCCACAATCTATgcctctcttttcctcctaATCGGACTTACAACTGGACAATATGTCTCGCTTGTCCTATCTCCCCCTGCACTCCCCGaaccttcttctccctcggACGAACTCATGACCTCTTGGTTACACACGCAGGCTTCAAAGATCCCACTGGTACAATCTCTGACCGAGGATCCCGTTTGGCAATCTTGGGATGCCTATTCCACATTCACACCTGAAGAACGTCCGCATCGACTCACTACGGGTCCATTGGGAGGATCTAGGTCGATAGGCGGGTACCAACGAGTATTTCATAATTCTACCACAGGAGAGTTCATATCGATTGTATACTTAGGAGGAGCGTTAGGGGGATGGCCTGGCGTGGTGCATGGAGGTCTCATAGCGACAATTATGGATGAATCACTGGGAAGATGTGCGATCAGACAATTGGCCGCGGGAACAGGTGTCACTGCTCAATTGTCGTTGCAATATTTGAAGCCAAGTGTTACCAATGCATTCTACGTAGTGAGATGCAATCCAGTCataggagaggagggaggtggagaaagaaagagatgggTAGAAGGACGTCTAGAGACATTAGAAGGGAGAGTTTGTGTAGAGGCAAAGGGTTTATTTGTCGCGCCGAAGAATTATAAAACGAGGGTAATCACATCGGGCTTTTAA